TCTAACTATATTATTAAATAGTTATCTATATAGAAATCTATACATACCTTTATATAGTAGGACAACATAATATTAACTAAAGAAGTCTTTTGAGAATGGCAGTTCTCAAAAAACATTCTTAAAAAAAATCCACGAAGTGATGATATGAAAATTTTAAAGAATTGTGTACTCTTGACATTAGAAGAGTACGAAGAATACAAAAGGATGAAAGCTTGCATCAAAGAGCTTAAATCCATGAAACCTGATTTTGTACAAACTCCTCATGAAGAGGTGAAAGCATGATCTTCGGACCAAGACTCGAACCTAACCATGCACTTGAAGAGTACCTTAACGAGTATTGCCTCTACCAAGATGGCGATGAGGATGTCCTCTGTGTCGAATGTGGTCAATGCAAGGAGGTAGAAGATGGCATCTAAACCTGCAAGACTACACAAATGCAATAGTCATTCAGTACTTGAAGAGCAGCTAACAATCAGCGTAAAACAATTGTTGGCAGTAGCTTTTATATGCATATTATTTTTTATCATAGCCTTAACAATCAAAGGCCCAACTTATGGAATATTATAAAAAGGTGAGAAGATGGCTTTAAAATTTAAGAACAGAGCAAAAGAACCAAACCTCAAAAAGGTACTGGTTTATGGTATGGATGGTAGCGGTAAATCAACCTTTGCGGAACAATACTGCAGAGACAACGGCCTTAATCCAGTATGTATAGACATTGACGATACAAACTACACCAATGTCCCTATCGTAGAAATCAATTTGACAACTGACTTAACAACCTACAATTCAATCAAGGAAACCATTAAGGAAATAACCAAATCTGAATTTGATACCATTATCCTTGATGGGGTAACAAGTCTTTTAGAATTATTGACTTCAAGGGCTAAAGGAATGGCAGCATATTCCGATAGATCCAAAAGATGGAATGACATCTTAAGAGCATTATTGATTTCTAAAAAGAATCTCATTTTCGTAGGACAAATTGACATGGAGCTAATCTTTACTCCAGATGCACAGTCCTCCAAAGCAGTTATCAAGGTAAACAGTATGGTAAATGAAAAGTACTACTGCTACATTGATGAGAAAGGCCAGTACTTACAGGATGTGAAAAAGTTCCGTAGCCTTGAACAGATTGAAGCTGAGTCAAAAGTTACCAAGAAAGAGGAACCAGTGAGAGAAGATTATCCTATTAGGGAAGTTGCAGCTCAAGAAGCTCATCTTGCTCAAAGAAAATCTAAACCTTCTGGCTTTGAAACTGCAGCTAAAATAGAACCAACAGATGAGAATCCTGTAATGGAAAACTATGTCCGCACCATAGCCAAAAGAGTAGCACTACAAGGCAATAAGATAACCAAAAGGACAATGAGAGCAAAATGCTTTGAACTCGTACAAATGGGAGACATCCCTACAGAACTAAAGGATGAAATCTACCAGTACATCAATGACAATTGTCCTGGAGAAAAATGATGTTCATATTGTCACATAAGAAGTATGGGGAATTTGAAGACTTTGATGTGTCTTCGGAATCTTCCCCAAACACTTCC
The sequence above is a segment of the Clostridiales bacterium genome. Coding sequences within it:
- a CDS encoding AAA family ATPase, translated to MALKFKNRAKEPNLKKVLVYGMDGSGKSTFAEQYCRDNGLNPVCIDIDDTNYTNVPIVEINLTTDLTTYNSIKETIKEITKSEFDTIILDGVTSLLELLTSRAKGMAAYSDRSKRWNDILRALLISKKNLIFVGQIDMELIFTPDAQSSKAVIKVNSMVNEKYYCYIDEKGQYLQDVKKFRSLEQIEAESKVTKKEEPVREDYPIREVAAQEAHLAQRKSKPSGFETAAKIEPTDENPVMENYVRTIAKRVALQGNKITKRTMRAKCFELVQMGDIPTELKDEIYQYINDNCPGEK